In Taeniopygia guttata chromosome Z, bTaeGut7.mat, whole genome shotgun sequence, one genomic interval encodes:
- the LOC115491178 gene encoding inositol 1,4,5-trisphosphate receptor-interacting protein-like 1, protein MDPVVFLFALLQGLIQYPPPVADGLDEETHWRMEARAKYLEWERLRLEQEVEQLSQKKMPHLQLLAVAVLLALEVGNVAGNEDDNDGNDVVNGAALAEKNNDNDVANVVQEEDNNVDDCVGQDIMERIQWPAQDLQRVCEWITDLMDNYTIYFEHVLSYSFYPVLHRPIGVGSAFEGWSPREQDVVYRVLIPMTPPRGHSFHLELDSEGQRHVRNFRVRVQLECTCTRQQQGENMLCFLHNPKEELRSNQDPSLLDTLCTDSYLDVQKTACWFQQLVKAIWPALPQSHNWHLTLLPSTRSCQFKVTNGEESFRIEMLFGVRRGDSAIFVSSQPREAYTLSTTWPESYAVAEAEFFKYIARQAPPDSLHLKCLQFFSRLVLGFSFSTYTMKTIVMHLLVAMPASSWSRGHLRERLMDIRDSLHICLRQKCLQHFIVGNRRFPQDINLPPDVRMGRTYNLFHHLAQQLAAHTQARRDYRVLHKTFKRIALGEVN, encoded by the exons aTGGATCCAGTTGTGTTCCTGTTCGCGCTCTTGCAAGGTCTCATCCAGTACCCACCGCCCGTGGCTGATGGTTTGGATGAGGAAACACATTGGCGCATGGAAGCGCGCGCAAAGTACTTGGAATGGGAGAGGCTTcggctggagcaggaggtggagcagctctcccagaaGAAGATGCCACACTTGCAGCTCttagctgttgctgtgctcctggccctg gaagttgGCAATGTTGCTGGAAATGAAGATGACAATGATGGAAATGATGTTGTCAATGGGGCTGCACTTGCAGAAAAGAACAATGACAATGATGTTGCAAATGTAGTCCAAGAAGAAGACAACAATGTTGACGATTGTGTTGGACAAGATATAATGGAGCGCATACAGTGGCCTGCACAGGACCTGCAGAGAGTCTGTGAGTGGATAACTGACCTGATGGACAATTATACAATTTACTTTGAGCATGTCTTGTCTTACAGTTTCTACCCAGTCCTGCACCGACCCATCGGGGTGGGCAGTGCCTTTGAAGGTTGGAGTCCCCGTGAGCAGGATGTCGTGTACCGTGTGCTCATACCCATGACTCCTCCCCGAGGCCACAGCTTCCACCTGGAGCTGGACAGTGAGGGGCAGAGGCATGTGAGAAACTTCCGTGTCCGCGTGCAGCTGGAGTGCACCTGCacgaggcagcagcagggtgagaaCATGCTGTGCTTCCTGCACAACCccaaggaggagctgaggagcaaTCAGGATCCCAGCCTCCTAGACACCCTGTGCACCGACTCCTACCTGGACGTGCAGAAAACTGCCTGCTGGTTCCAGCAACTGGTGAAAGCAATCTGGCCAGCTTTGCCTCAGTCACACAACTGGCATTTAACGCTGCTGCCCTCCACACGCTCCTGCCAATTCAAAGTGACCAATGGTGAAGAAAGCTTCAGGATTGAGATGCTGTTCGGGGTGCGGAGAGGTGACTCAGCCATCTTTGTGAGCAGCCAGCCTAGAGAGGCCTACACACTAAGCACAACCTGGCCTGAGTCCTACGCTGTGGCAGAGGCTGAGTTCTTCAAGTACATTGCCAGGCAGGCCCCCCCTGACAGCTTGCACCTCAAATGCCTTCAGTTCTTCTCCCGCCTTGTTCTGGGCTTCAGCTTCTCCACCTATACCATGAAGACCATTGTCATGCACCTGCTCGTTGCCATGCCCGCATCATCGTGGAGCAGGGGACATCTCCGGGAGCGACTGATGGATATCAGGGACAGCCTGCATATATGTTTGCGACAAAAATGCCTCCAGCACTTCATTGTGGGTAACCGGAGGTTTCCTCAGGACATCAATTTACCCCCAGATGTAAGAATGGGTAGGACATACAATCTCTTCCATCACCTGGCGCAGCAGCTGGCTGCCCACACCCAGGCAAGGCGGGATTACCGGGTGCTGCACAAGACGTTCAAAAGGATCGCTCTCGGGGAGGTTAActga